The window TTTATGATCATTGCTTCACATTGGATTTATCTGACAAAATTACATTCGTTGGCCAAGAATTTGCACATAACATATGCCATATCTAACTAGTAATTTCATTATTTGCTTATCAAATACCTTTAATTAatgatttttataagtttttaatttatctaaTGTAGTATTTAGCTTTTAATTTGTATCTAACACTAtacgttttttttatataattcaaCTCAAAATAAATACTCGTAATTGAGTTCAATGCGATATATGGGTGTAATATCCTATCATGGCGAAGTGATGATCATATAATTAATGTAACCCATCATAGTTCATTACTTCATACCATATGCTATTATGCTTTaagaatgaaaatatatatatatatatatatatatgaagtcaCACAAGATCAAAGAAAATCTTTAAAGTGACATAGGTGAAACACATTACATGTAGAAAATCACAAGAATCAAATATGCACAACTTTCATGATCAACAAAAGGCAACCTAAACTCAACCAGTTTATGATTTCACAAAAAGTGCATGTAGTATCACCCTACCACATATTTCCATGCTTTAATACCATTTACAAACTTGTATCACATTGTTCGTTCGTTCCAACCTTTCTTGTTCTGATTCCTTGAAATTAAAGCACGGATTAACGTTCATGCCAACTCAACTTatggagaagaaaagaaaacgagaacaagaacaagaagaaagTCGGTTACAACATCAGTTAGTTCTGGTACTAGCTTTTGTTATTGGCTTTGTTGTTATGGACCCTTTTGAAATGAGCCCGGTTGGTGGGCAAGATTTTAAACCCGTGAGACACAATATTGCACCATATGACCAAGTGATGGGAAATTGGCCAGGTGACAATCTTAGTCGGTTAGGACTTGGAAACTTAGAGTTTGTAGATCAAGTTTTTGGACCCGAGTCATTGGAGTTTGATCCGCTAGGACATGGTCCATATAGTGGCTTAGCTGACGGCCGGATTGTAAAATGGTCAGAAGTAACTAGAAGATGGGAAACATTCGCTCTCGTTTCACAAAATTGGTAGGTTTTCTTAAACTGTGTTTTTAtttgatgagttttttttttttttttgaagggcAAACTATTCTACTTATACTCCTAACTAGACGAATGTCTGTAATGTAACTTATAACTCTCGAAAGATggagtatatatatgaaatctcAAATTCTCAATCAATTTGCAATGTGAGCAGGACAGAAAAGTTATGCGCGACAGGAAAAGACTCAACAACATACAAGCAATGGAAAAAGGAGGAGACGTGTGGGAGACCGCTTGGATTGAGGTTTGACAAAGGTAGCGGAAATCTGTACATTGCTGATGCGTATTATGGACTTATGGTTGTCGGTCCCAATGGTGGATTAGCTAGACCATTGGCCACTGAGATCGACGGGCAACCCATACTCTTTGCaaatgaccttgatcttcaTAGTAATGGCTCCATATTCTTTACAGATACCAGCAGGAAGTACAATAGAGTGTGAGTTCCATAACATTTTTCAAGAAATGTTTTTTTGGTTCCATAGAATTTTTTTTGGTTCCATAGAATTACTATTATAAGTTACGTACTCTTCCATTTTAAATATTCTAGTTTTACtgtttgagtctttttcttacaactttgaccgtagatatttttgtttatgttatataacacttggtataaaatatatgaatgaattgagttttaaatgtatttttcattaatataacattcatcaaatattacataatacaaacacaaatatttaaggttaaaatttaaagaaaaaaacttcaaaagtcaaattaGTACATCTAAAATGGAATGGATGGggcataatatttttttttttggctgtATGTAAGATCAAAACTAGTTTCATTTCAATTCCTCTTATGTTGGAAacttgaaattaattttaatctatCCTAAACTTAATCCGGGCCGGCTGTTGTTTATGATCTAGCTGACATTTGGTTTTGCACTTTTACCTTAGGAGACATTTCTTTATAATGTTGGAAGGAGAATCAACAGGAAGACTCCTTAGATATGACCCTCCTACAAAATCAACTCATGTTGTATTAGATGGGCTGGCCTTCCCAAATGGGGTTCAATTGTCAAAGGACCAATCTTTTCTTCTATTCACTGAGACTACAAATTGCAGGTATATATACGGCATATATGTATACTATTTTAGTAAAAAATGTTGGTCTAAAACATATTTTTTCGTCCCTGATGATGCACATTCGTATGACAAGTTTCTCAATCTTTTCTAGGCTTATGAAGTTATGGATAGAGGGTGAAAAGAAGGGCAGCGTCGAGCTAGTGGCAAACTTGCCTGGTTTTCCAGACAATATAAGGATAAACGATAAGGGACAATTTTGGGTGGCTATTGATTGTTGTAGAACTAAACCTCAAGAAGTCTTGACAAATAATCCATGGATGAGGAGTCTATATTTTCGACTTCCTTTGAGGATGCAAGATTTGGCCCGGTTGATGGGAATGAAAATGTACTCGGTGATCACCCTTTTCGGCGAACAAGGGGAGATCTTGGATGTTCTTGAAGACAAACAAGGTGTTGTGATGAAACTAGTAAGTGAAGTTAGGGAAGCCAAAGGGATGTTGTGGATAGGCACTGTGGCACATAATCACATTGCAACTTTACCTTACCCTTGAtgagtaatttgttagattgtAATAAGCTATATTTAGATtaagtttgttaatttttatCTGCCTTATTCGCCATTTCTATATATCCACATGGATTTGTATGCTTTTTTATCACATTTGACATCCAAAATACGAGTACTAATTTTGGGGAATtctcaaatttaaaattttatcaacGTCACAATAggggacaaaaaaaaaagggaaaagaaaTATATGGGTTTGAAACCGAACAAGGTTGTAACTAACTAAATACCCGCAACAAATATGTCACTTATTCACACTTATTTTTTCATGcttttaaaaagtgtgaaaatttttattaatttgatcacatttaaaagtgtgtagaaataatttacatttaaaagtttgaataaatttaaaaaatcacaataactacacacttatacatgtgaaaaagaaaattcacactttcaagtgtgtaaaaatatatcaattgttcacacttaaaagtgtgaaagttaatttATAACACTTATTTTCTTCACACATGGAGAGTGTTGTGTGAAGAAATCATGTGTTATAATtgattttcacacttttaaatgtgaaaatatttgacaattgttcacacttttaagtgttaacattttgtttacacatttataagtgtgaaaaaaattataacttttaaaatttattcacacttttaaatgtaatgttttttctacacatttttatatgtgattaaatttataaattttttcacactttgtATAAtcaagtgtgaacaaatgaacttttttttagtGACCGAACATAGGCGTGACACACAATAATAAATGAATTGAGGTCATAGACAGGTCAAACTTTCCGACCCATCAACTggaattcaaaagattaataGGCTTTTGGTTTAGTAATTGGGTTAATAACTTAGTGGTAAGAAAGTCTATTCAGATTTAGGGAAGTCTCTAATATTGTTGTGCTTTTGGACGAACTATTAAAGGGTTTCCTCTAAGACAACACCGTCTACACACTCTGTTGTGATATTTAATCTGCacctgtaaaaaaaaattatatggcgaataattattaacttttttttaacaatagtCATACtctacattttttatttattttttttaattttatattactttATAAACTTTATTAGACACCAAGATTTAAATAATGGTCTTGTCTTCAAAAGGGCAAGCTTATACCAAGTGAGTAACCCCACAATGATGTATAGTTACTAACTTGTAAAAAGTTAACTACAAATAACTAACATGTactgttaaaaataaaagtttataaatatatatatatatatatatataggattggGAAATATTCATCGTCTCAcaatttgatatttgtttctTTGGAGTATGATTTTTTGTATATCAGGATTAACATGTTTAGTAATAATTGTGGCTTACATGGTTCAACTTTTTGATGATATAGTTGACAAAATAGATGTGTAAAAGTAGAactgaaatttgaaaaatatgaatatGACAACCCGATCGCAACATGAGTTAACAAACTCGAGATATTTGTTTGGTTTGGGCCTAAAGCAAAGATGTGGCAACCGTCAAACCTAGTCAATAGATTATAGATAACACATTAAAGTCGGCACTCGGCAGTATGAACCAAACCACAAACTAAAAATCCAACAAAAGTACAACTTGGTTTGCATGATATAAAGACAGCCAACAAAAACCCaaccaaaagatatatatactattttataCTCCTTCTATCCCACTAAAAGTATCATGCTTTAGATTTTCAAAGTCAATTTTTTACAATTtagattttaaataattttctttgtgttaaattataattcatgaaattatatgaattgattgtgttctAACAATGTTTTCAAtaatataatttcattaagttttatataacacaaaaatatatttaaaattaaagtttaTGAATAAAGactttaaatattcaaagtaGGACACTTATCATGAGACGGATGGAGTACTTAATAATTATCACTGTCcctctcataaaagtgttagacacaaaattactattttacctttaataaattaatttacattatcaatcttATCTTATAAATTATCTCTTATCTTATAAATTATCTTCACTACCcctttatattaattacatgtACATATACAATGCTAGTTTTATTTTAAGCTTTAGCTATATTTATAAACATcttaaagtttaattataaatatataaaagttttaattctACATTGTGAATCTCATGCTATActtcaaatttaatattttttttaaggattaaTCACTGGATAATAAATATACTTTACTTGTTGTACATGGTTGCACATTGAACCAAAATATTGAAGTGTATAACCAACGAACTTTTTAAGTTTGTACATGGTTGATTAAATGTTGATCTGTTCATCTATAATAGCAGGTTAcatgctttttattttttttttaattaaaattattgatAACATGGATATGTATATTAGTAATTACCATATGTTGTTTAATTTACTCAAACACATATTCCATCAACATTATTCAGATCGAGAGTCCAAGATTACTCAG is drawn from Erigeron canadensis isolate Cc75 chromosome 9, C_canadensis_v1, whole genome shotgun sequence and contains these coding sequences:
- the LOC122583985 gene encoding protein STRICTOSIDINE SYNTHASE-LIKE 13, with protein sequence MEKKRKREQEQEESRLQHQLVLVLAFVIGFVVMDPFEMSPVGGQDFKPVRHNIAPYDQVMGNWPGDNLSRLGLGNLEFVDQVFGPESLEFDPLGHGPYSGLADGRIVKWSEVTRRWETFALVSQNWTEKLCATGKDSTTYKQWKKEETCGRPLGLRFDKGSGNLYIADAYYGLMVVGPNGGLARPLATEIDGQPILFANDLDLHSNGSIFFTDTSRKYNRVRHFFIMLEGESTGRLLRYDPPTKSTHVVLDGLAFPNGVQLSKDQSFLLFTETTNCRLMKLWIEGEKKGSVELVANLPGFPDNIRINDKGQFWVAIDCCRTKPQEVLTNNPWMRSLYFRLPLRMQDLARLMGMKMYSVITLFGEQGEILDVLEDKQGVVMKLVSEVREAKGMLWIGTVAHNHIATLPYP